The following coding sequences are from one Ramlibacter henchirensis window:
- a CDS encoding ankyrin repeat domain-containing protein, which produces MTPTRRSLLQALLGAAACGLLPGAVAPVAAQVAPDAAEVAGYAGLHAAAHAGNLPEIRKLATDKALLDSRDGRGRTPVHVATFARQREAIRLLAAAGANLDALERDRYDAVTIASVADDEETLRLLLSLGASARQVTSRYDGTALIAAAHLGHAGVVRQLIAAGAPLDHVNNLHWTAVIEAIVLGDGGPRHQQTLQALIDAGANLGLRDRQGNTPLQLARARGFTRMVQMLEQAGAR; this is translated from the coding sequence ATGACCCCCACCCGCAGGAGCCTGCTGCAGGCGCTGCTCGGAGCCGCGGCGTGCGGCCTCTTGCCGGGCGCCGTGGCGCCGGTTGCGGCCCAGGTCGCGCCCGATGCGGCGGAAGTGGCCGGCTACGCCGGGCTGCATGCCGCAGCCCATGCCGGCAACCTGCCGGAGATCCGCAAGCTCGCAACGGACAAGGCCCTCCTGGACAGCCGCGACGGGCGCGGCCGCACGCCCGTGCACGTGGCCACCTTCGCGCGCCAACGCGAGGCGATCCGGCTGCTGGCGGCGGCCGGCGCCAACCTGGATGCGCTGGAACGCGATCGCTACGACGCCGTCACGATCGCGTCCGTGGCCGACGACGAGGAAACGCTGCGCCTGCTGCTGTCACTCGGCGCCAGCGCCAGGCAGGTCACCAGCCGCTACGACGGCACGGCGCTCATTGCCGCGGCGCACCTGGGGCACGCAGGCGTCGTGCGGCAGTTGATCGCCGCCGGCGCGCCCCTGGACCACGTCAACAACCTGCACTGGACCGCGGTGATCGAGGCCATCGTGCTGGGCGACGGCGGCCCGCGGCACCAGCAGACGCTGCAGGCGCTGATCGATGCCGGCGCCAACCTCGGGCTGCGTGACCGGCAGGGCAACACGCCCCTGCAGCTCGCCCGCGCCCGGGGCTTCACGCGCATGGTGCAGATGCTGGAACAGGCGGGCGCGCGCTAG
- a CDS encoding pyridoxal-phosphate-dependent aminotransferase family protein, translated as MLNLNFHPAGRHFLQIPGPSPVPDRLLRAMSYPTIDHRGPEFGALGRLVLAGIKRIFKTQHPVVIYPASGTGAWEAALSNTLSPGDQVLMYETGHFATLWNKMALRLGLKPEFLRYPGADPHLPEAPGWRHGVQASLIEERLRRDARHAIKAVCVVHNETSTGVTSDIAAVRRAIDAAGHPALLLVDTISGLASADYRHDEWGVDVTVSGSQKGLMLPPGISFNAVSPKAIAASRTATLPKSFWAWDEIIDMNQTGYWPYTPNTNLLYALAESIEMIEAEGLEQVFARHQRLAAACRAAVQAWGLEIQCADPAVYSPVLTGVLLPQGVDADKVRQVVYQSFNMSLGAGLGKVKGRMFRIGHLGECNDLALVAALGGCEMGLKLAGVRVRESGTLAALEYLGSTATRQDRAS; from the coding sequence ATGCTGAACCTGAACTTCCATCCCGCCGGGCGCCACTTCCTGCAGATCCCCGGGCCATCACCGGTGCCCGACCGGCTGCTGCGGGCAATGAGCTATCCAACCATCGATCACCGCGGGCCGGAGTTCGGCGCTCTCGGCCGCCTCGTGCTGGCCGGCATCAAGCGCATCTTCAAGACGCAGCATCCCGTGGTGATCTACCCGGCCTCCGGCACGGGCGCGTGGGAAGCGGCACTTTCCAACACCCTCAGCCCGGGCGACCAGGTCCTCATGTACGAGACCGGCCACTTCGCCACGCTGTGGAACAAGATGGCGCTGCGTCTCGGGCTGAAGCCGGAGTTCCTGCGCTACCCGGGGGCGGACCCGCACCTGCCCGAAGCGCCGGGCTGGCGCCATGGCGTGCAAGCGAGCCTGATCGAGGAGCGGCTGCGTCGCGATGCCCGGCACGCGATCAAGGCGGTCTGCGTGGTGCACAACGAGACCTCCACCGGCGTCACTTCCGATATCGCCGCGGTGCGGCGCGCCATCGATGCGGCCGGGCACCCCGCACTGCTGTTGGTGGACACCATCTCCGGCCTGGCGTCCGCCGACTACCGGCACGACGAGTGGGGCGTGGACGTGACCGTGAGCGGCTCGCAGAAAGGCCTGATGCTGCCCCCGGGCATCAGCTTCAACGCAGTCTCGCCCAAGGCGATCGCCGCCAGCCGGACCGCGACGCTGCCGAAGTCCTTCTGGGCCTGGGACGAGATCATCGACATGAACCAGACCGGCTACTGGCCGTACACGCCCAACACCAACCTGCTGTACGCGCTGGCCGAATCCATCGAGATGATCGAGGCGGAAGGTCTGGAGCAGGTCTTTGCCAGGCACCAACGACTCGCTGCTGCCTGCCGCGCCGCGGTCCAGGCCTGGGGCCTGGAAATCCAGTGCGCGGACCCGGCCGTCTACTCGCCGGTGCTCACCGGCGTGCTGCTGCCGCAAGGCGTGGACGCCGACAAGGTGCGCCAGGTCGTCTACCAGAGCTTCAACATGTCGCTCGGTGCCGGCCTGGGCAAGGTGAAAGGGCGCATGTTCCGCATCGGGCACCTCGGCGAATGCAATGACCTGGCGCTGGTGGCGGCACTCGGTGGCTGCGAGATGGGGCTGAAGCTGGCGGGCGTGCGCGTGCGCGAGAGCGGCACGCTCGCGGCCCTGGAATATCTTGGCTCCACCGCGACCCGCCAGGATCGCGCCTCGTAG